One window of the Micropterus dolomieu isolate WLL.071019.BEF.003 ecotype Adirondacks linkage group LG08, ASM2129224v1, whole genome shotgun sequence genome contains the following:
- the LOC123974876 gene encoding citron Rho-interacting kinase-like isoform X2 gives MEKKLHIKSKELQETQDKCHKMEQEISRFQRKMTDLESVLHQKDVELKASETQRSILEQDLATYITECSSLKRSLEEARVEVSREDDKAMQLLHDIREQSNKLQEIKEQEYHAQLEEMQVTIRQLEEDLSAARRRSDLYEAELRDSRQTSEELKRKAVEYQQRIQKAKEQGKAEVEELLSKLEKTNSEQQVKIQELQDKLSKAVKASTEATELLQNVRQAKERLERDLERLRGKTDSSDTLKRRLRETEEGRKTLENQVKRLEMVERRENKLKDDIQTKSQQIQQMAEKILELEENLRDAQSTAQRMETQLVQKERLFEDKIKVLEAQMKVDLADKESLEARRAQQEAESRENCKLISEQKATINAMDSKMKNLEQRIAELSEANKLAANSSIYTQKNMKAQEEMISELRQQKFYLESQAGKLEAQNAKLEEHLEKMSQQEQTKRTRLLELESRLREMGLEHEEEKLEIKRQVSELTLSLQERESQISSLQAARLALESQLQQAKTELEETTAEAEEEITALRNHRDEIQRKFDALRDSCSVITDLEEQLTQLSQENAELNRQNFYLSKQLDEASDEREDQLQLSQEVDRLRREVADREMHLNNQKQNIETLKTTCSMLEEQVVELESLNDELLEKERQWEAWRGALEDEKSQAERRTRDLQRLLDNEKQNRVRADQRSTESRQAVELAVKEHKAEILALQQALKEQRLKAESLSDTLNDLEKKHAMLEMNARSLQQKLETERELKQRLMEEQGKLQQQMDLQKSHIFRLTQGLQDALDQTDMLKTERTDLEYQLENIQAVYSHEKVKMEGTISQQTKLIDFLQAKMDQPTKKKKGIFGRRREDVGTTTNGALAPQAQPAVPMQYGDMKLALEKERSRCAELEEALQKMRIELRSLREEAAHFKAQEHVAPSTPAQARHQILMSAIVKSPEHQPNPSSLLNPSTRCKETATPEEFGRRVKERMHHNIPHRFTVGLNMRAAKCAVCLDTVHFGRQAATCLECHTLCHPKCSPCLPATCGLPAEYATHFSEALCREKANSPALQVKEASGHVRLEGWMKQPRNGKRGQQGWETKYVVLDGTKVSIYDTEPREDCIKAEEEFELCLPDGEVTVHGAVGASELINTAKSDIPYVLKLESHPHTTCWPGQSLYFMAPSFPDKQRWVAVLESVVAGSRGSKDKVDSDAKLLGNSLLKLEGDDRLDINCTLPLTDQIVLVGSEEGLYALNVIKNSLTHIPGLASVFQIQILKELDKLLMITGEDRALCLVEIKKVKQSLSQSHLPAQPDLNPFIFETVKGCHLFSSGKIDNGTCICAAMPNKITILRHNENLNKFCIRKEIETSEPCSCIHFTGYSIIIGTNKFYEIEMKQYVLEEFLDKNDVTLASAVFAASSHSFPISIIQVTTAPQKDEYLLCFHEFGVFVDAYGRRSRSDDIKWSRLPLSFAYREPYLFVTYFNSLDVIEILGHAALGPHSYAHLDIPNPRYLGPAISSGAIYLASSYQNKLRVICCKGNLVQSQEGVGDLQRNGSGRSPNKRGPPSYNEHISKRLAANPLVHGDPGTPHRYREARTEFRRDKSPSRPLEREKSPGRMLESRIVGSPGRAMADPRLERSPGRAMADPRMDRSPGRMMDVRRERSPARFEERQRLHTGSGRTPINPVNKVWDQSSV, from the exons ATGGAAAAGAAACTGCACATTAAAAGCAAAGAATTACAAGAAACTCAAGACAAATGTCACAAG ATGGAGCAAGAGATCTCCAGGTTCCAGCGTAAAATGACTGACCTGGAGTCAGTGCTCCACCAGAAGGATGTGGAGCTGAAGGCATCCGAGACTCAGAGGAGCATTCTGGAGCAAGACCTCGCCACCTACATTACTGAGTGCAGC AGCCTAAAGCGAAGCTTGGAGGAGGCACGTGTGGAGGTCTCCAGAGAAGATGACAAGGCCATGCAGCTGCTGCATGACATCCGCGAACagagcaacaagctgcaggaaATTAAAGAGCAA GAGTACCATGCACAGCTGGAGGAGATGCAGGTCACCATCAGGCAGTTGGAGGAGGACCTGTCAGCTGCCCGACGCCGCAGCGACCTCTACGAAGCTGAACTTAGAGACTCCAGGCAAACAAGCGAGGAACTTAAAAGGAAAGCTGTGGAATACCAGCAGAGAATCCAGAAG GCTAAAGAGCAGGGCAAAGCCGAGGTGGAGGAGCTTCTCTCCAAACTAGAGAAG accaaTTCTGAGCAGCAGGTCAAAATCCAGGAGCTCCAGGACAAACTGTCAAAG GCAGTGAAAGCAAGCACAGAGGccacagagctgctgcagaATGTTCGGCAGGCCAAAGAGCGGCTAGAACGAGACCTGGAGCGCCTGCGAGGCAAAACCGATTCTAGTGACACTTTAAAACGCCgcctgagagagacagag GAGGGCAGGAAGACCTTGGAGAACCAGGTAAAGAGGCTGGAGATGGTTGAGCGGCGGGAGAATAAGCTGAAAGATGACATTCAGACCAAATCCCAGCAGATCCAGCAGATGGCTGAAAAGATCCTG GAACTGGAGGAGAATCTGCGGGATGCCCAGTCGACAGCCCAGAGGATGGAAACTCAGCTGGTTCAAAAGgagaggctttttgaagacaaGATCAAG GTTCTGGAGGCCCAGATGAAGGTAGACTTGGCTGACAAGGAAAGTCTTGAGGCCAGAAGGGCCCAGCAGGAGGCGGAGTCGCGGGAGAACTGCAAACTTATCAGTGAACAGAAAGCG ACCATTAATGCTATGGATTCCAAGATGAAGAACTTGGAGCAGCGCATCGCTGAGCTGTCAGAGGCTAACAAGCTTGCCGCTAACAGTAGCATTTACACCCAGAAGAATAT GAAAGCCCAGGAGGAGATGATCTCAGAGCTTCGCCAGCAAAAGTTCTATTTGGAGTCTCAGGCAGGCAAGCTGGAGgcccaaaatgccaaactggaggAGCACCTGGAGAAGATGAGTCAGCAGGAGCAGACCAAGAGGACCCGGCTGCTGGAGCTGGAGAGTAGGCTGCGGGAG ATGGGCCTAGAACATGAAGAAGAGAAGCTGGAGATCAAGAGACAAGTGTCAGAGTTGACCCTCTCTCTGCAGGAGCGCGAGTCCCAGATTAGCAGCCTGCAGGCTGCTCGTCTTGCCCTGGAGAGCCAGCTGCAACAAGCTAAAACTGAGCTGGAGGAGACCACCGCTGAGGCTGAGGAGGAGATCACTGCCCTTAGG AATCACAGAGATGAAATTCAGCGCAAGTTTGATGCTTTGAGAGACAGCTGCTCT GTGATCACTGACCTGGAGGAGCAGCTTACACAGCTCAGTCAGGAGAATGCGGAGTTGAACCGCCAGAACTTCTACCTGTCCAAACAGCTTGATGAAGCATCAGATGAGAGGGAGGACCAGCTACAGCTCAGCCAGGAAGTGGACAGGCTGAGGAGAGAGGTGGCGGACCGCGAGATGCATCTCAACAACCAGAAACAG AACATTGAGACACTGAAGACCACATGCAGCATGCTGGAGGAGCAGGTGGTGGAGCTGGAGTCCCTAAACGATGAGTTGCTGGAGaaggagaggcagtgggaggctTGGAGAGGCGCCCTGGAGGATGAAAAAAGCCAAGCCGAGAGACGCACCAGGGACCTGCAGAGACTGTTGGACAATGAGAAGCAGAACAG GGTGCGTGCGGACCAGCGCAGCACTGAGTCTCGCCAGGCAGTCGAACTGGCAGTCAAAGAGCACAAGGCTGAGATACTGGCCTTACAGCAGGCCTTGAAGGAACAGAGACTTAAGGCTGAAAGTCTGTCTGATACT CTCAATGATCTGGAGAAGAAGCACGCCATGCTGGAGATGAACGCCCGCAGCTTACAGCAGAaactggagacagagagagaactgAAACAGCGGCTGATGGAAGAG CAAgggaagctgcagcagcaaatgGACCTCCAAAAGAGCCACATATTCCGTCTGACCCAAGGCCTGCAGGACGCCTTGGACCAGACCGACATGCTCAAGACTGAGCGGACCGATCTTGAGTACCAGCTAGAGAATATACAG GCTGTATACTCCCATGAGAAGGTGAAGATGGAGGGGACCATCTCCCAGCAGACCAAACTTATTGACTTCCTCCAGGCCAAAATGGACCAGCCCACCAAGAAAAAGAAG GGTATATTCGGGCGGCGGCGTGAGGATGTAGGCACCACGACTAATGGAGCTCTGGCTCCACAGGCCCAGCCAGCGGTTCCCATGCAGTACGGTGACATGAAACTGGCTTTGGAGAAGGAGCGCTCAAGGTGCGCAGAGCTGGAAGAGGCTCTGCAGAAGATGAGGATAGAGCTACGATCCCTCAGAGAAGAGG CGGCTCATTTCAAAGCCCAGGAACATGTGGCTCCTTCCACGCCAGCCCAGGCTCGACACCAAATCCTCATGTCAGCCATTGTCAAATCCCCAGAACATCAACCCAACCCCAGCAGCCTGCTCAACCCCTCCACCCGCTGCAAGGAGACCGCCACACCTGAAG AGTTCGGCCGTCGTGTGAAAGAGAGAATGCACCACAACATCCCTCATCGTTTCACTGTGGGCCTCAACATGAGGGCTGCCAAGTGCGCCGTCTGCCTGGACACTGTGCATTTTGGACGACAGGCTGCCACTTGTCTAG AGTGCCACACCCTGTGTCACCCTAAATGCTCACCATGTCTCCCGGCAACCTGCGGTCTGCCAGCTGAGTATGCCACTCACTTTTCAGAGGCTCTGTGCCGAGAAAAGGCAAACTCTCCTGCGCTGCAGGTCAAAGAGGCCAGTGGGCATGTTCGATTGGAGGGATGGATGAAGCAGCCTAG AAACGGCAAGCGTGGTCAGCAGGGCTGGGAAACGAAATATGTTGTGCTTGATGGAACCAAAGTATCTATCTATGATACCGAACCCAGAGAAG ACTGTATAAAAGCTGAGGAGGAGTTTGAGCTCTGTCTGCCTGATGGAGAGGTGACCGTTCATGGAGCTGTTGGAGCTTCTGAGCTCATCAACACTGCCAAGTCAG ACATCCCGTATGTGTTGAAGCTGGAGTCACATCCACACACCACCTGCTGGCCAGGCCAGTCCCTCTACTTCATGGCTCCCAGCTTCCCTGACAAGCAGCGCTGGGTGGCTGTACTGGAGTCTGTGGTGGCTGGTAGCCGTGGATCTAAAGACAAAGTAGATTCTGATGCT AAACTCCTGGGCAATTCTCTGCTGAAGCTGGAGGGTGATGACCGTTTAGACATCAACTGCACTCTGCCTCTCACTGACCAg ATCGTGTTGGTTGGCTCTGAGGAGGGTCTGTATGCTCTAAACGTCATAAAGAACTCTTTGACCCACATCCCTGGGCTGGCCTCCGTCTTCCAGATCCAGATCCTGAAGGAGCTCGATAAGCTGCTGATGATCACTG GAGAGGACAGGGCCTTGTGTCTAGTGGAGATCAAGAAGGTGAAACAGTCTTTGTCACAGTCCCATCTCCCAGCTCAGCCTGACCTCAACCCCTTCATCTTTGAGACAGTCAAGGGATGCCACCTCTTCTCCTCTGGAAAG aTTGATAATGGGACCTGTATCTGTGCTGCTATGCCCAATAAGATTACAATTCTGCGACACAATGAAAACCTGAACAAGTTCTGCATCCGAAAG GAGATTGAGACATCAGAGCCCTGCAGCTGCATCCACTTCACTGGCTACAGTATCATTATCGGGACCAACAAGTTCTATGAGATTGAGATGAAGCAGTATGTGCTGGAAG AGTTCCTGGATAAAAACGACGTGACGCTAGCTTCAGCTGTCTTCGCCGCGTCCTCCCACAGCTTCCCCATCTCCATCATCCAGGTCACCACGGCTCCACAGAAAGACGAATATCTGCTCTGTTTCCATG agtttggtgtgtttgtggATGCATACGGCCGCAGGAGTAGAAGCGATGATATCAAATGGAGCCGCCTGCCTCTCTCATTTG CCTATAGAGAACCCTACCTGTTTGTGACCTACTTCAACTCTCTGGACGTTATTGAAATTCTGGGACACGCTGCTCTGGG GCCCCATTCATACGCACACCTGGATATCCCAAATCCACGCTACCTTGGCCCAGCCATCTCCTCTGGGGCCATCTACCTGGCCTCTTCCTACCAGAACAAACTACGGGTCATTTGCTGCAAGGGCAACCTGGTCCAGAGCCAAGAGGGTGTTGGAGACCTGCAGCGAAATGGCTCAGGACGCAG CCCTAACAAGCGTGGTCCTCCTTCCTACAATGAGCACATCTCAAAAAGGCTGGCAGCCAATCCCCTAGTTCACGGAGATCCCGGCACACCTCACCGCTACCGAGAGGCTCGCACAGAGTTTCGAAGGGACAAGTCCCCCAGCCGTCCACTCGAGAGAGAGAAGTCTCCTGGCAGAATGCTGGAGAGTCGGATAGTGGGGTCTCCAGGCAGGGCCATGGCTGACCCCCGCTTAGAGCGCTCTCCGGGCAGGGCCATGGCAGACCCTCGAATGGACCGCTCTCCTGGCCGGATGATGGACGTTCGTCGAGAGAGGTCCCCCGCACGATTCGAAGAGCGCCAAAGGCTTCACACTGGCTCTGGTCGCACACCCATAAACCCAGTCAACAAG GTATGGGACCAATCATCTGTTTGA
- the LOC123974876 gene encoding citron Rho-interacting kinase-like isoform X1 yields the protein MEKKLHIKSKELQETQDKCHKMEQEISRFQRKMTDLESVLHQKDVELKASETQRSILEQDLATYITECSSLKRSLEEARVEVSREDDKAMQLLHDIREQSNKLQEIKEQEYHAQLEEMQVTIRQLEEDLSAARRRSDLYEAELRDSRQTSEELKRKAVEYQQRIQKAKEQGKAEVEELLSKLEKTNSEQQVKIQELQDKLSKAVKASTEATELLQNVRQAKERLERDLERLRGKTDSSDTLKRRLRETEQEGRKTLENQVKRLEMVERRENKLKDDIQTKSQQIQQMAEKILELEENLRDAQSTAQRMETQLVQKERLFEDKIKVLEAQMKVDLADKESLEARRAQQEAESRENCKLISEQKATINAMDSKMKNLEQRIAELSEANKLAANSSIYTQKNMKAQEEMISELRQQKFYLESQAGKLEAQNAKLEEHLEKMSQQEQTKRTRLLELESRLREMGLEHEEEKLEIKRQVSELTLSLQERESQISSLQAARLALESQLQQAKTELEETTAEAEEEITALRNHRDEIQRKFDALRDSCSVITDLEEQLTQLSQENAELNRQNFYLSKQLDEASDEREDQLQLSQEVDRLRREVADREMHLNNQKQNIETLKTTCSMLEEQVVELESLNDELLEKERQWEAWRGALEDEKSQAERRTRDLQRLLDNEKQNRVRADQRSTESRQAVELAVKEHKAEILALQQALKEQRLKAESLSDTLNDLEKKHAMLEMNARSLQQKLETERELKQRLMEEQGKLQQQMDLQKSHIFRLTQGLQDALDQTDMLKTERTDLEYQLENIQAVYSHEKVKMEGTISQQTKLIDFLQAKMDQPTKKKKGIFGRRREDVGTTTNGALAPQAQPAVPMQYGDMKLALEKERSRCAELEEALQKMRIELRSLREEAAHFKAQEHVAPSTPAQARHQILMSAIVKSPEHQPNPSSLLNPSTRCKETATPEEFGRRVKERMHHNIPHRFTVGLNMRAAKCAVCLDTVHFGRQAATCLECHTLCHPKCSPCLPATCGLPAEYATHFSEALCREKANSPALQVKEASGHVRLEGWMKQPRNGKRGQQGWETKYVVLDGTKVSIYDTEPREDCIKAEEEFELCLPDGEVTVHGAVGASELINTAKSDIPYVLKLESHPHTTCWPGQSLYFMAPSFPDKQRWVAVLESVVAGSRGSKDKVDSDAKLLGNSLLKLEGDDRLDINCTLPLTDQIVLVGSEEGLYALNVIKNSLTHIPGLASVFQIQILKELDKLLMITGEDRALCLVEIKKVKQSLSQSHLPAQPDLNPFIFETVKGCHLFSSGKIDNGTCICAAMPNKITILRHNENLNKFCIRKEIETSEPCSCIHFTGYSIIIGTNKFYEIEMKQYVLEEFLDKNDVTLASAVFAASSHSFPISIIQVTTAPQKDEYLLCFHEFGVFVDAYGRRSRSDDIKWSRLPLSFAYREPYLFVTYFNSLDVIEILGHAALGPHSYAHLDIPNPRYLGPAISSGAIYLASSYQNKLRVICCKGNLVQSQEGVGDLQRNGSGRSPNKRGPPSYNEHISKRLAANPLVHGDPGTPHRYREARTEFRRDKSPSRPLEREKSPGRMLESRIVGSPGRAMADPRLERSPGRAMADPRMDRSPGRMMDVRRERSPARFEERQRLHTGSGRTPINPVNKVWDQSSV from the exons ATGGAAAAGAAACTGCACATTAAAAGCAAAGAATTACAAGAAACTCAAGACAAATGTCACAAG ATGGAGCAAGAGATCTCCAGGTTCCAGCGTAAAATGACTGACCTGGAGTCAGTGCTCCACCAGAAGGATGTGGAGCTGAAGGCATCCGAGACTCAGAGGAGCATTCTGGAGCAAGACCTCGCCACCTACATTACTGAGTGCAGC AGCCTAAAGCGAAGCTTGGAGGAGGCACGTGTGGAGGTCTCCAGAGAAGATGACAAGGCCATGCAGCTGCTGCATGACATCCGCGAACagagcaacaagctgcaggaaATTAAAGAGCAA GAGTACCATGCACAGCTGGAGGAGATGCAGGTCACCATCAGGCAGTTGGAGGAGGACCTGTCAGCTGCCCGACGCCGCAGCGACCTCTACGAAGCTGAACTTAGAGACTCCAGGCAAACAAGCGAGGAACTTAAAAGGAAAGCTGTGGAATACCAGCAGAGAATCCAGAAG GCTAAAGAGCAGGGCAAAGCCGAGGTGGAGGAGCTTCTCTCCAAACTAGAGAAG accaaTTCTGAGCAGCAGGTCAAAATCCAGGAGCTCCAGGACAAACTGTCAAAG GCAGTGAAAGCAAGCACAGAGGccacagagctgctgcagaATGTTCGGCAGGCCAAAGAGCGGCTAGAACGAGACCTGGAGCGCCTGCGAGGCAAAACCGATTCTAGTGACACTTTAAAACGCCgcctgagagagacagag CAGGAGGGCAGGAAGACCTTGGAGAACCAGGTAAAGAGGCTGGAGATGGTTGAGCGGCGGGAGAATAAGCTGAAAGATGACATTCAGACCAAATCCCAGCAGATCCAGCAGATGGCTGAAAAGATCCTG GAACTGGAGGAGAATCTGCGGGATGCCCAGTCGACAGCCCAGAGGATGGAAACTCAGCTGGTTCAAAAGgagaggctttttgaagacaaGATCAAG GTTCTGGAGGCCCAGATGAAGGTAGACTTGGCTGACAAGGAAAGTCTTGAGGCCAGAAGGGCCCAGCAGGAGGCGGAGTCGCGGGAGAACTGCAAACTTATCAGTGAACAGAAAGCG ACCATTAATGCTATGGATTCCAAGATGAAGAACTTGGAGCAGCGCATCGCTGAGCTGTCAGAGGCTAACAAGCTTGCCGCTAACAGTAGCATTTACACCCAGAAGAATAT GAAAGCCCAGGAGGAGATGATCTCAGAGCTTCGCCAGCAAAAGTTCTATTTGGAGTCTCAGGCAGGCAAGCTGGAGgcccaaaatgccaaactggaggAGCACCTGGAGAAGATGAGTCAGCAGGAGCAGACCAAGAGGACCCGGCTGCTGGAGCTGGAGAGTAGGCTGCGGGAG ATGGGCCTAGAACATGAAGAAGAGAAGCTGGAGATCAAGAGACAAGTGTCAGAGTTGACCCTCTCTCTGCAGGAGCGCGAGTCCCAGATTAGCAGCCTGCAGGCTGCTCGTCTTGCCCTGGAGAGCCAGCTGCAACAAGCTAAAACTGAGCTGGAGGAGACCACCGCTGAGGCTGAGGAGGAGATCACTGCCCTTAGG AATCACAGAGATGAAATTCAGCGCAAGTTTGATGCTTTGAGAGACAGCTGCTCT GTGATCACTGACCTGGAGGAGCAGCTTACACAGCTCAGTCAGGAGAATGCGGAGTTGAACCGCCAGAACTTCTACCTGTCCAAACAGCTTGATGAAGCATCAGATGAGAGGGAGGACCAGCTACAGCTCAGCCAGGAAGTGGACAGGCTGAGGAGAGAGGTGGCGGACCGCGAGATGCATCTCAACAACCAGAAACAG AACATTGAGACACTGAAGACCACATGCAGCATGCTGGAGGAGCAGGTGGTGGAGCTGGAGTCCCTAAACGATGAGTTGCTGGAGaaggagaggcagtgggaggctTGGAGAGGCGCCCTGGAGGATGAAAAAAGCCAAGCCGAGAGACGCACCAGGGACCTGCAGAGACTGTTGGACAATGAGAAGCAGAACAG GGTGCGTGCGGACCAGCGCAGCACTGAGTCTCGCCAGGCAGTCGAACTGGCAGTCAAAGAGCACAAGGCTGAGATACTGGCCTTACAGCAGGCCTTGAAGGAACAGAGACTTAAGGCTGAAAGTCTGTCTGATACT CTCAATGATCTGGAGAAGAAGCACGCCATGCTGGAGATGAACGCCCGCAGCTTACAGCAGAaactggagacagagagagaactgAAACAGCGGCTGATGGAAGAG CAAgggaagctgcagcagcaaatgGACCTCCAAAAGAGCCACATATTCCGTCTGACCCAAGGCCTGCAGGACGCCTTGGACCAGACCGACATGCTCAAGACTGAGCGGACCGATCTTGAGTACCAGCTAGAGAATATACAG GCTGTATACTCCCATGAGAAGGTGAAGATGGAGGGGACCATCTCCCAGCAGACCAAACTTATTGACTTCCTCCAGGCCAAAATGGACCAGCCCACCAAGAAAAAGAAG GGTATATTCGGGCGGCGGCGTGAGGATGTAGGCACCACGACTAATGGAGCTCTGGCTCCACAGGCCCAGCCAGCGGTTCCCATGCAGTACGGTGACATGAAACTGGCTTTGGAGAAGGAGCGCTCAAGGTGCGCAGAGCTGGAAGAGGCTCTGCAGAAGATGAGGATAGAGCTACGATCCCTCAGAGAAGAGG CGGCTCATTTCAAAGCCCAGGAACATGTGGCTCCTTCCACGCCAGCCCAGGCTCGACACCAAATCCTCATGTCAGCCATTGTCAAATCCCCAGAACATCAACCCAACCCCAGCAGCCTGCTCAACCCCTCCACCCGCTGCAAGGAGACCGCCACACCTGAAG AGTTCGGCCGTCGTGTGAAAGAGAGAATGCACCACAACATCCCTCATCGTTTCACTGTGGGCCTCAACATGAGGGCTGCCAAGTGCGCCGTCTGCCTGGACACTGTGCATTTTGGACGACAGGCTGCCACTTGTCTAG AGTGCCACACCCTGTGTCACCCTAAATGCTCACCATGTCTCCCGGCAACCTGCGGTCTGCCAGCTGAGTATGCCACTCACTTTTCAGAGGCTCTGTGCCGAGAAAAGGCAAACTCTCCTGCGCTGCAGGTCAAAGAGGCCAGTGGGCATGTTCGATTGGAGGGATGGATGAAGCAGCCTAG AAACGGCAAGCGTGGTCAGCAGGGCTGGGAAACGAAATATGTTGTGCTTGATGGAACCAAAGTATCTATCTATGATACCGAACCCAGAGAAG ACTGTATAAAAGCTGAGGAGGAGTTTGAGCTCTGTCTGCCTGATGGAGAGGTGACCGTTCATGGAGCTGTTGGAGCTTCTGAGCTCATCAACACTGCCAAGTCAG ACATCCCGTATGTGTTGAAGCTGGAGTCACATCCACACACCACCTGCTGGCCAGGCCAGTCCCTCTACTTCATGGCTCCCAGCTTCCCTGACAAGCAGCGCTGGGTGGCTGTACTGGAGTCTGTGGTGGCTGGTAGCCGTGGATCTAAAGACAAAGTAGATTCTGATGCT AAACTCCTGGGCAATTCTCTGCTGAAGCTGGAGGGTGATGACCGTTTAGACATCAACTGCACTCTGCCTCTCACTGACCAg ATCGTGTTGGTTGGCTCTGAGGAGGGTCTGTATGCTCTAAACGTCATAAAGAACTCTTTGACCCACATCCCTGGGCTGGCCTCCGTCTTCCAGATCCAGATCCTGAAGGAGCTCGATAAGCTGCTGATGATCACTG GAGAGGACAGGGCCTTGTGTCTAGTGGAGATCAAGAAGGTGAAACAGTCTTTGTCACAGTCCCATCTCCCAGCTCAGCCTGACCTCAACCCCTTCATCTTTGAGACAGTCAAGGGATGCCACCTCTTCTCCTCTGGAAAG aTTGATAATGGGACCTGTATCTGTGCTGCTATGCCCAATAAGATTACAATTCTGCGACACAATGAAAACCTGAACAAGTTCTGCATCCGAAAG GAGATTGAGACATCAGAGCCCTGCAGCTGCATCCACTTCACTGGCTACAGTATCATTATCGGGACCAACAAGTTCTATGAGATTGAGATGAAGCAGTATGTGCTGGAAG AGTTCCTGGATAAAAACGACGTGACGCTAGCTTCAGCTGTCTTCGCCGCGTCCTCCCACAGCTTCCCCATCTCCATCATCCAGGTCACCACGGCTCCACAGAAAGACGAATATCTGCTCTGTTTCCATG agtttggtgtgtttgtggATGCATACGGCCGCAGGAGTAGAAGCGATGATATCAAATGGAGCCGCCTGCCTCTCTCATTTG CCTATAGAGAACCCTACCTGTTTGTGACCTACTTCAACTCTCTGGACGTTATTGAAATTCTGGGACACGCTGCTCTGGG GCCCCATTCATACGCACACCTGGATATCCCAAATCCACGCTACCTTGGCCCAGCCATCTCCTCTGGGGCCATCTACCTGGCCTCTTCCTACCAGAACAAACTACGGGTCATTTGCTGCAAGGGCAACCTGGTCCAGAGCCAAGAGGGTGTTGGAGACCTGCAGCGAAATGGCTCAGGACGCAG CCCTAACAAGCGTGGTCCTCCTTCCTACAATGAGCACATCTCAAAAAGGCTGGCAGCCAATCCCCTAGTTCACGGAGATCCCGGCACACCTCACCGCTACCGAGAGGCTCGCACAGAGTTTCGAAGGGACAAGTCCCCCAGCCGTCCACTCGAGAGAGAGAAGTCTCCTGGCAGAATGCTGGAGAGTCGGATAGTGGGGTCTCCAGGCAGGGCCATGGCTGACCCCCGCTTAGAGCGCTCTCCGGGCAGGGCCATGGCAGACCCTCGAATGGACCGCTCTCCTGGCCGGATGATGGACGTTCGTCGAGAGAGGTCCCCCGCACGATTCGAAGAGCGCCAAAGGCTTCACACTGGCTCTGGTCGCACACCCATAAACCCAGTCAACAAG GTATGGGACCAATCATCTGTTTGA